A single region of the Hoeflea prorocentri genome encodes:
- a CDS encoding TadE/TadG family type IV pilus assembly protein, giving the protein MFVRYNKGRKLKSFDQCISGVAAIELAIIFPVFIFLFAGLINFGYLIFLHHNMQDVAGDTLRSVIYGELDTSVAANKATDELDSLYGEFEVVVRENSSTNDITVTITADAKSSTLMPLPLVSADLLTNEIGVTVTSPRITQFNPANI; this is encoded by the coding sequence ATGTTTGTAAGATACAATAAAGGCCGGAAACTGAAATCGTTCGATCAATGCATTTCAGGAGTTGCTGCGATTGAGCTTGCGATCATCTTTCCGGTTTTCATATTCCTGTTCGCAGGCCTTATCAACTTCGGATACCTGATCTTTCTGCATCACAACATGCAGGACGTTGCCGGCGACACGCTCAGGTCTGTCATATATGGCGAACTTGACACATCGGTCGCGGCCAACAAGGCAACGGACGAGCTGGACAGCCTCTACGGAGAGTTCGAGGTTGTAGTACGCGAAAACTCTTCGACCAATGACATCACCGTTACGATTACGGCGGATGCAAAGTCCTCGACCCTGATGCCTTTGCCACTGGTTTCAGCCGACCTCCTCACCAACGAAATCGGGGTCACCGTTACGTCACCGCGTATCACGCAGTTCAATCCGGCAAATATCTGA
- a CDS encoding chemotaxis protein CheA has product MDMNEIKEIFFQECEEQLAELETGLLALNDGDQDPETVNAVFRAVHSIKGGAGAFALDELVAFAHVFETTLDCVRSNQLEATRDVVKVLLKSADVLADLTNAARDGGSVEEARCSELVAELEALARGEVPVSAAPAEEASAQEAPAEAEPADHDEAGFTPVPVQLDELDEEDGADAEPEFEPVPFSFDDFGAEGEEAASGFKIHFKPKPDLYHKGNETLLLLRELGQLGTLDVDCDMSALPAIDEMDPEGSYLVWNATLSTSENEEAVRAVFEFAEWDCDLEITPLEAVSAEPPAAEPMEEPVSDPVDAPIAENDPAPEISEPVEVEPAIEPIAEQPDAANVIDLQQAAAQGKDAADVSAQKTQARSTAPAAQATIRVELGRIDRLINLVGELVINQAMLAQSVAESATSGSSAVTMGLEDLQQLTREIQDSVMAIRAQPVKPIFQRMSRTVREAAEMVGKNVRLVTEGEATEVDKTVIDKLAEPLTHMIRNAVDHGLESPEDRVAAGKSPEGVVKLSAKHRSGRIVLEISDDGAGINRERVRQKAIDNGIITAETALTDEEVDNLIFQPGFSTAEQLSDISGRGVGMDVVKRSIQALGGRVGIVSTPGKGSVFTMSLPLTLAVLDGMVVTVGEQTLVVPLTSIIETLKPESEHIHGFGASGQLISIRDSFKPLVDVGQILNFSNTPTDPLAGVALLVDSEDGGQSALLVDAIQGQRQVVIKSLEANYANVPGIAAATILGDGQVALIVDVEAVVAASRNGALKSETSLAAVG; this is encoded by the coding sequence ATGGATATGAACGAAATCAAAGAGATCTTCTTTCAGGAATGCGAGGAGCAACTGGCCGAACTCGAAACCGGCCTCTTGGCGCTCAATGACGGAGATCAGGATCCGGAAACCGTCAATGCGGTTTTCAGGGCGGTGCACTCCATCAAGGGCGGCGCCGGGGCCTTTGCGCTGGATGAGCTGGTCGCTTTTGCACACGTCTTCGAAACGACCCTCGATTGCGTCAGGTCCAATCAGCTTGAAGCCACCCGTGACGTGGTCAAGGTTCTGCTGAAATCTGCGGATGTGCTGGCCGACCTGACGAATGCGGCACGCGACGGCGGTAGTGTTGAAGAAGCCCGTTGCAGCGAGTTGGTTGCCGAATTGGAAGCGCTTGCCAGGGGCGAAGTACCTGTGTCGGCCGCGCCGGCGGAAGAGGCGTCTGCTCAAGAAGCGCCCGCGGAAGCCGAGCCCGCCGATCACGACGAAGCCGGGTTTACACCGGTGCCCGTTCAGCTTGACGAACTGGATGAGGAGGACGGGGCAGACGCGGAACCCGAATTCGAGCCTGTTCCGTTCTCGTTCGATGATTTCGGTGCGGAGGGTGAGGAAGCGGCGTCGGGCTTCAAGATCCATTTCAAGCCAAAGCCCGACCTCTATCACAAGGGCAATGAAACGCTGCTCCTGCTTCGCGAACTCGGTCAACTGGGCACACTGGACGTCGATTGTGACATGAGCGCTCTTCCGGCGATTGACGAGATGGACCCAGAGGGCTCCTATCTGGTCTGGAATGCGACGCTGTCGACAAGCGAAAACGAGGAAGCGGTCCGCGCGGTGTTCGAATTTGCCGAGTGGGATTGCGACCTCGAGATCACGCCGCTCGAGGCCGTGAGCGCCGAGCCGCCGGCTGCCGAGCCGATGGAAGAGCCGGTTTCCGATCCGGTTGACGCGCCGATTGCTGAAAATGACCCGGCGCCTGAAATATCTGAGCCTGTTGAGGTCGAACCGGCAATAGAACCGATTGCCGAGCAGCCGGATGCGGCCAATGTGATCGACCTGCAGCAGGCGGCGGCGCAAGGTAAGGATGCGGCTGACGTGTCGGCGCAAAAAACGCAGGCGCGTTCGACCGCGCCGGCGGCACAGGCAACGATCCGCGTTGAACTCGGCCGCATTGACAGGCTGATCAATCTTGTCGGCGAGCTGGTGATCAATCAGGCCATGTTGGCCCAGAGTGTCGCTGAATCGGCCACATCCGGTTCGTCGGCCGTTACGATGGGGCTTGAGGACCTTCAGCAGCTGACCCGGGAAATCCAGGACAGCGTCATGGCGATCCGCGCGCAGCCGGTCAAACCGATCTTCCAGCGCATGTCGCGCACCGTTCGTGAAGCCGCAGAAATGGTCGGCAAAAATGTCCGGCTTGTCACCGAAGGCGAGGCCACGGAGGTTGACAAGACGGTCATCGACAAACTGGCCGAACCATTGACGCACATGATCCGCAATGCCGTCGATCATGGGTTGGAATCACCCGAGGACAGGGTTGCCGCCGGCAAGTCGCCGGAAGGCGTGGTCAAGCTGTCGGCCAAACACCGGTCCGGGCGTATTGTTCTGGAGATATCTGATGATGGAGCCGGTATCAATCGCGAGCGGGTACGTCAGAAGGCAATCGACAACGGCATCATAACCGCCGAAACCGCCTTGACTGACGAGGAAGTCGACAATCTGATCTTCCAGCCGGGATTTTCGACCGCCGAACAACTGTCTGACATTTCCGGCCGCGGTGTCGGCATGGATGTGGTCAAGCGCTCGATTCAGGCCCTTGGCGGACGTGTCGGTATCGTATCGACACCTGGCAAAGGGTCCGTTTTCACCATGAGCCTGCCGTTGACGCTGGCGGTGCTCGACGGAATGGTCGTGACCGTTGGCGAGCAGACACTGGTTGTCCCGCTCACCTCGATCATCGAGACCCTCAAGCCGGAAAGCGAGCATATCCACGGCTTTGGCGCCAGCGGTCAGCTCATCTCCATTCGCGACAGCTTCAAACCGCTCGTCGATGTCGGCCAGATACTGAACTTCAGCAATACGCCGACCGACCCGCTGGCGGGTGTCGCCCTGTTGGTGGATTCGGAAGATGGCGGCCAGAGCGCGTTGCTCGTCGACGCCATCCAGGGTCAGCGCCAGGTGGTCATCAAGAGCCTGGAAGCAAATTACGCCAACGTGCCGGGCATTGCCGCGGCAACCATATTGGGCGACGGACAAGTTGCCCTGATCGTCGATGTCGAGGCGGTGGTCGCTGCCTCGCGCAACGGTGCTTTGAAATCCGAAACGTCACTAGCAGCAGTGGGGTAA
- a CDS encoding response regulator produces MKKTTVLTVDDSRTIRNMLLMTLNGAGYETLQAEDGVHGLEVLGGSEPDVIITDINMPRMDGFGFIENVRRSERHRAVPILVLTTESDAEKKNRAREAGATGWIIKPFDPEKLISAIQRVTA; encoded by the coding sequence ATGAAAAAGACGACAGTTCTGACAGTCGACGACTCGCGCACGATCCGCAACATGTTGCTCATGACGCTGAATGGTGCGGGATATGAAACGCTGCAGGCCGAGGATGGCGTCCACGGCCTGGAAGTTCTGGGAGGGTCCGAGCCCGATGTCATCATTACCGACATCAACATGCCCCGGATGGATGGTTTCGGCTTTATCGAGAACGTCCGTCGCAGCGAGCGCCATAGGGCTGTTCCGATCCTGGTTCTGACGACTGAAAGCGACGCCGAAAAGAAGAACCGCGCCCGCGAGGCCGGCGCAACCGGCTGGATCATCAAGCCTTTCGACCCTGAAAAGCTTATCAGCGCGATTCAGCGTGTAACGGCCTGA
- a CDS encoding methyl-accepting chemotaxis protein, which translates to MHRQTSTRGDRASGKRRQRDFLMLAESGADAGSRVGAWVGTAASDLRPDLIARQLPGELTREEADGLRRLMAEIAAQLETVADLGDPMRRAAFEEQARELGRNIAASGFDPQWCLAVVNLVFANAAELGLKQNWPKGVFAGSRQHSLNSATAEMADLFAVCTRYTDLLWNGYSQEQRSASENAFEQRIAQEREAINQQFGHALRGLMVGDLGDRIEGAVPPQHRELAATFNVALDRVQTTFSAIVKTLLAGNEKAAAAATALTGFTAESAQAAERIEDITNALDAALSSQERAAEGADGVEGVIVDARRSAENGGKVMGRAVEAMNGIEGLTDRIGQITNAIDDIAFQTNLLALNAGIEAARAGDAGRGFAVVAQEVRALAQRSTEAAKEIEGLVGDTRSRIDRGVEAVNEAGTAIDDVVGRFAQIDTTASHAASENAQRSSEIERLRANLQAVGTRAAAVSSQSVSAEAQMGEVQASIVQLGEIVRRFRLGDETQQMNQATYSEELAVPDIPADLPVRRRA; encoded by the coding sequence GTGCACAGGCAGACGTCGACAAGGGGGGATCGGGCTTCGGGAAAGCGCAGGCAGCGCGATTTCCTGATGCTTGCCGAGTCGGGCGCCGATGCCGGATCCCGGGTGGGCGCCTGGGTCGGGACGGCGGCCTCTGACCTGCGTCCGGACCTGATAGCGCGGCAACTGCCCGGAGAACTGACGCGCGAAGAGGCCGACGGTCTGCGCCGATTGATGGCCGAGATCGCGGCGCAACTTGAAACAGTCGCGGATCTTGGCGACCCGATGCGCCGCGCGGCCTTTGAAGAACAGGCGCGCGAACTGGGCCGTAATATCGCGGCGAGCGGCTTCGATCCGCAATGGTGCCTAGCCGTTGTCAATCTCGTCTTTGCAAATGCCGCCGAACTCGGCCTGAAACAGAACTGGCCAAAGGGCGTGTTTGCCGGCTCCAGGCAGCACAGCCTGAACAGCGCAACGGCGGAGATGGCGGATCTGTTCGCGGTGTGCACGCGCTACACCGATTTGTTGTGGAACGGATACAGCCAGGAGCAGCGTTCAGCGTCTGAAAACGCGTTCGAGCAACGCATCGCCCAGGAGCGCGAGGCCATCAACCAGCAATTTGGCCATGCGTTGCGCGGACTGATGGTCGGCGATCTCGGCGACCGCATTGAGGGCGCAGTCCCCCCGCAGCACCGCGAGCTTGCAGCGACATTCAACGTGGCGTTGGACAGGGTACAGACGACATTCTCGGCAATCGTCAAAACCCTGCTGGCGGGTAATGAAAAGGCCGCCGCGGCAGCGACGGCGTTAACCGGCTTCACGGCCGAATCTGCGCAGGCCGCCGAACGGATCGAAGACATCACCAACGCGCTCGATGCCGCCCTTTCATCGCAAGAAAGAGCCGCGGAAGGCGCGGATGGTGTCGAAGGCGTGATTGTCGACGCACGCCGCAGCGCCGAAAACGGCGGAAAAGTCATGGGCCGCGCCGTTGAGGCGATGAACGGTATCGAGGGTCTGACCGACAGGATCGGACAGATTACAAATGCCATTGACGACATCGCCTTTCAGACGAACCTGCTGGCGCTGAATGCGGGGATCGAAGCTGCCCGGGCGGGTGATGCCGGGCGCGGATTTGCCGTTGTCGCGCAGGAAGTCAGGGCCCTTGCCCAGCGCTCCACGGAGGCGGCCAAGGAGATCGAGGGGCTTGTCGGTGACACCAGGTCCCGCATCGACCGTGGCGTGGAGGCCGTCAACGAGGCGGGAACGGCCATTGACGATGTTGTCGGACGTTTCGCACAGATCGATACGACCGCTTCGCATGCAGCCTCCGAAAACGCTCAAAGATCATCTGAAATCGAACGTTTGAGGGCCAACCTCCAGGCTGTCGGCACACGGGCTGCCGCCGTGTCTTCTCAATCGGTCTCGGCCGAAGCGCAGATGGGCGAGGTGCAAGCCAGCATCGTCCAACTGGGTGAGATCGTCCGCAGGTTCCGGCTTGGCGACGAAACGCAGCAAATGAATCAAGCCACCTATAGTGAGGAATTGGCGGTGCCGGACATTCCGGCTGACCTGCCTGTCAGGAGGCGTGCGTGA
- a CDS encoding methyl-accepting chemotaxis protein: protein MRLSIAKGLLVFGSVIAIGFICAIGINTLTISKVAIGSPEYKRIIDLNEVRADIQPPPLFLVEAYMLALEAEEIPSLFDENVTRLNALEQSYYERLGHWQESNIAPELKAAIKAGVQDDGARFWQLINTRMIPAIEAGDKAALDPILIELHAVYIRHREDLQKIIADTQSALAAQETAAGDMVDNYQMLAFSAALIAMAMLLVGIMVIRWRVVRPIGHMTDYMGVLAAGSYNQDVPYVERSDEIGDMAQSVEVFRQAIIDGQTARDAADMERRSREEAEAGIASRREEDDAQRRSVIEDLSTGLRSLAEGKLTVELKQPFIAEYEELRSAFNQTVKGLRETLGEVAGSTDIVQTGSTEISQAADDLSRRTEQQAAALEETAAALDEITATVRSSSVAAEEAGQMVDEAKDGTQKSGKVVQDAITAMQRIEQSSGQISQIIGVIDDIAFQTNLLALNAGVEAARAGEAGKGFAVVAQEVRELAQRSANAAKEIKELITNSVTEVGDGVSLVSETGDALQDIEQHVLRINERVAAIVTSSREQTAGLQEINTAINQMDQVTQQNAAMVEETNAACQNLTSESRKLRGLMTGFEIGNTAVMGSAMPHMPPVVKPVSKGPAVAKAGHKPVESPARGLGQKLASAFEVDTAQAVAEPQNDDWTEF, encoded by the coding sequence ATGAGACTGAGTATTGCAAAAGGTTTGTTGGTTTTTGGTTCCGTTATTGCGATCGGTTTCATCTGCGCCATCGGCATCAACACGCTGACCATCAGCAAGGTGGCGATCGGTTCGCCGGAATATAAGCGTATCATTGATCTCAATGAGGTGCGCGCTGATATCCAGCCGCCACCGCTGTTCCTGGTCGAGGCTTACATGCTCGCCCTTGAGGCTGAGGAAATACCCAGCCTTTTCGATGAAAATGTCACGCGGCTCAACGCGCTTGAACAAAGTTACTATGAACGCCTCGGTCATTGGCAGGAATCGAACATCGCGCCGGAACTGAAGGCTGCAATTAAGGCCGGTGTCCAGGACGACGGCGCGCGGTTTTGGCAACTGATCAACACGCGCATGATCCCGGCCATTGAAGCCGGAGACAAGGCGGCGCTGGATCCGATCCTCATAGAGTTGCACGCTGTTTACATCCGGCATCGCGAAGACTTGCAGAAAATCATTGCGGACACGCAATCAGCCCTTGCCGCTCAGGAAACGGCCGCCGGCGACATGGTCGACAACTACCAGATGCTGGCATTTTCCGCCGCGCTGATAGCCATGGCGATGTTGCTGGTCGGTATCATGGTCATACGCTGGCGGGTGGTCCGGCCAATCGGCCATATGACTGATTATATGGGCGTTTTGGCTGCCGGATCTTACAATCAGGATGTGCCCTATGTGGAGCGCTCCGACGAGATTGGCGATATGGCACAATCGGTGGAGGTGTTCCGGCAGGCCATCATTGACGGCCAGACGGCGCGCGATGCGGCAGACATGGAGCGTCGAAGCCGCGAGGAAGCGGAAGCCGGTATTGCCAGTCGCCGTGAAGAGGACGACGCGCAGCGCCGCTCGGTCATTGAAGACCTGTCGACTGGCCTGCGAAGCCTTGCCGAAGGCAAACTGACCGTTGAGCTCAAACAGCCATTCATCGCCGAATATGAAGAGTTGCGCAGCGCGTTCAATCAGACCGTCAAAGGCTTGCGCGAGACGCTGGGCGAAGTCGCCGGATCGACAGATATTGTGCAGACCGGATCGACTGAAATTTCGCAAGCGGCGGACGACCTGTCCCGCCGCACCGAGCAACAGGCGGCGGCGCTTGAAGAAACCGCGGCTGCGCTCGACGAGATTACGGCCACGGTTCGCAGCTCCTCTGTGGCTGCCGAAGAGGCCGGCCAGATGGTCGATGAGGCAAAAGACGGCACTCAGAAATCGGGCAAGGTGGTTCAGGACGCCATTACCGCGATGCAGCGCATCGAGCAGTCTTCCGGCCAGATCAGCCAGATTATCGGCGTTATCGATGACATTGCCTTTCAGACCAATCTTTTGGCGCTCAATGCGGGTGTTGAAGCCGCGCGTGCCGGCGAGGCCGGCAAGGGGTTTGCCGTTGTTGCCCAGGAAGTGCGCGAACTGGCCCAAAGGTCGGCCAACGCCGCCAAGGAAATCAAGGAACTGATTACCAATTCGGTGACCGAAGTCGGCGATGGTGTGTCGCTGGTCAGCGAGACCGGCGATGCCCTGCAGGATATCGAACAGCATGTCCTGCGCATCAACGAACGCGTTGCCGCGATCGTCACTTCGTCTCGCGAACAGACTGCGGGTCTGCAGGAAATCAACACGGCCATCAACCAGATGGACCAGGTGACCCAGCAGAACGCAGCGATGGTCGAGGAGACCAATGCCGCATGCCAGAATCTGACCTCTGAAAGCCGCAAATTGCGCGGCCTGATGACCGGGTTCGAGATCGGCAACACGGCTGTGATGGGTTCGGCGATGCCGCACATGCCGCCGGTTGTGAAACCGGTAAGCAAGGGACCTGCTGTCGCCAAGGCCGGTCACAAGCCGGTTGAATCGCCCGCGCGTGGGTTGGGGCAAAAGCTCGCGAGCGCATTTGAGGTGGATACCGCACAAGCGGTGGCCGAACCGCAGAACGACGACTGGACTGAGTTTTGA
- a CDS encoding STAS domain-containing protein, which translates to MSAETENQAGRLELDENLDLTAVAPLHQSLLSARGGALVVDASQVDRVGAQCIQLLLSAKKSWGDDDVPFHLEAPSETFLSALALLGVEPESLHVKEATQ; encoded by the coding sequence ATGAGTGCAGAAACGGAAAATCAAGCCGGGCGGCTCGAGTTGGATGAGAACCTCGACCTGACGGCTGTCGCGCCATTGCATCAGAGCCTGCTTTCAGCACGGGGCGGTGCGCTTGTGGTCGATGCGTCGCAGGTCGATCGCGTCGGCGCCCAGTGCATACAGCTCCTGCTGAGCGCCAAAAAAAGCTGGGGCGATGACGACGTGCCCTTTCACCTGGAGGCGCCGTCCGAAACCTTCCTGTCGGCCCTTGCCTTGCTCGGGGTTGAGCCGGAAAGCCTGCATGTAAAGGAGGCGACGCAATGA
- a CDS encoding AraC family transcriptional regulator encodes MVEKGRVEDVGEMISRNVTAYEARPLGKVDGNIEARSASVTTQDMSLVYLDWGAPTVGTSLAKDEAFNLRITLEGQVSTTDPNFGEISAEKEKGNARIFSLTEETNTYSHGHIGLNLVIPHNVLENRVKSFYQHELGKSLRFAPLLDLSTIKGQSILSLLEYFKTQHTEAPEVFDNPIFGTQFQELMLSNILAGMDHNYKQILDKGAMDVAIPRAVKRAEDFMRSNAYRPITIELLAREAGCSERALHSGFRKFRNKTPLSVLRDIRLEHAHSDLMAMTGSVTDIAMKWGFSNLGRFSKSYVERYGERPSQTLKVAPCQIFKAA; translated from the coding sequence GTGGTTGAAAAGGGCAGGGTTGAAGACGTCGGCGAAATGATTTCCCGGAATGTCACGGCTTACGAAGCCAGGCCGCTGGGAAAGGTCGACGGCAATATCGAAGCCAGAAGCGCCAGCGTAACAACCCAGGACATGAGCCTTGTATATCTGGATTGGGGTGCGCCGACCGTGGGCACGTCTCTTGCGAAAGATGAGGCGTTCAATCTTCGCATTACACTGGAAGGTCAAGTTTCCACGACCGATCCAAACTTTGGCGAAATCTCCGCTGAAAAGGAAAAGGGCAATGCCCGCATTTTCAGTCTGACCGAGGAGACGAATACCTATAGCCACGGGCACATCGGGCTAAATCTGGTGATTCCGCACAATGTATTGGAGAACAGGGTAAAATCGTTCTACCAGCATGAACTGGGCAAGTCTCTCAGGTTTGCACCTTTGCTGGATCTTTCTACGATCAAAGGACAATCGATTCTGTCATTGTTGGAGTATTTTAAAACACAACATACCGAAGCTCCGGAGGTGTTTGACAATCCGATTTTCGGCACACAGTTTCAGGAGCTGATGCTCTCAAACATCCTCGCCGGCATGGATCACAACTACAAGCAGATCCTGGACAAAGGCGCCATGGATGTCGCCATACCGCGCGCCGTCAAAAGAGCTGAAGATTTCATGCGAAGCAATGCCTACAGACCCATTACCATTGAGCTTCTGGCACGCGAGGCCGGCTGTAGTGAACGTGCGTTGCACAGTGGTTTCCGAAAGTTCAGAAACAAAACTCCCTTGTCTGTGTTGCGTGACATCAGGCTTGAGCATGCTCATAGCGATTTGATGGCGATGACCGGTTCGGTGACCGACATCGCAATGAAATGGGGCTTCAGCAATTTGGGTCGGTTTTCGAAGTCTTACGTGGAGAGATATGGCGAAAGACCATCCCAGACCTTGAAGGTCGCACCCTGCCAGATCTTCAAGGCCGCTTGA
- a CDS encoding chemotaxis protein CheW: MQQTSKNLAEGARELIAFRIGEQEFCVDIMSVREIRGWTPATSLPHSPGYVLGVINLRGAVLPIVDLSSRLGMKESDPSARHVIIVAQVRQKVVGLLVDAVSDILTVTDDNIQPTPEVSSELDRSFAKGVLAIEGRMICLIELESVFPDDESEAA; encoded by the coding sequence ATGCAACAGACTTCGAAAAATCTTGCAGAAGGCGCTCGCGAACTGATCGCTTTCAGGATAGGCGAGCAGGAGTTCTGCGTCGACATCATGTCCGTTCGGGAAATTCGCGGCTGGACACCGGCAACGTCGCTGCCGCACTCGCCGGGCTATGTGCTCGGAGTGATCAATCTGCGTGGAGCCGTACTACCCATCGTCGATCTATCCAGCCGGCTCGGCATGAAAGAATCAGATCCGTCCGCCCGCCACGTGATCATTGTCGCCCAGGTGCGTCAGAAGGTCGTGGGACTTCTGGTGGATGCGGTCTCCGACATCCTGACAGTCACCGATGACAACATTCAGCCGACACCGGAAGTCTCGTCCGAACTTGATCGGTCCTTCGCCAAGGGCGTTCTTGCCATCGAAGGAAGAATGATCTGCCTGATCGAGCTTGAATCGGTCTTCCCCGACGACGAAAGCGAAGCTGCATGA
- a CDS encoding TadE/TadG family type IV pilus assembly protein has translation MQAISKLMSAISGEKKGSVAIMTAVSLPVLLGMGALAVDVGHFYKVKTELQQAADIAALTGLTTLQEEDSGPFTLYQLTPQRAAGTYTQGIIDAVNDNAPPVSKGVAVTSNDVQFGNWNFNTQQFNSSPTAFPTNAVRITATLSSERKNAVPTILGRMFKESMDIKVETMAVFPFPPSFHMLSPNKYGALQLLNGSDIDIASAQINSNRNGSILNNVRRGNIGTSNVFTAGSVAGRKTDRISENQFPIADFLQDLPDPKMSGSCNFYNFVTTSSRTVLNPGTYCGGLTIKDVEQVEFRPGTYTMLYGPLTIDSSMQGKNIFGDNVLIYFYGRAAQMNTEGGNLYFSGPKTGEHAGVSFFSTRGSQAPYVHRIKSGTRFYSHGTFYAPDTDVQVSAFLLNGNCGFVCFVSETLQLSGTYVNYYYGQGGGTGNPLGATTTRVPPNPPALAKSMRPYIIEEL, from the coding sequence ATGCAAGCGATATCAAAGTTGATGAGTGCAATTTCCGGCGAGAAAAAGGGTTCGGTCGCGATCATGACCGCGGTTTCCTTGCCTGTCCTTCTCGGCATGGGAGCGTTGGCCGTGGATGTCGGGCATTTCTACAAGGTCAAAACAGAGCTTCAGCAGGCAGCCGATATTGCAGCCCTTACCGGTTTGACGACGCTTCAAGAAGAAGATTCCGGACCATTTACCCTATACCAGCTAACACCTCAACGTGCAGCGGGAACATACACGCAAGGGATTATTGACGCCGTCAATGACAATGCACCGCCGGTCAGCAAAGGTGTTGCTGTTACCAGCAACGATGTCCAGTTTGGAAACTGGAATTTCAACACACAGCAGTTTAATTCAAGCCCGACTGCGTTTCCCACCAACGCAGTAAGGATAACCGCGACCTTGAGTTCCGAACGTAAAAATGCCGTTCCGACCATTCTCGGGAGGATGTTCAAGGAATCCATGGACATCAAGGTCGAAACGATGGCCGTTTTCCCGTTTCCTCCAAGTTTTCACATGCTGTCTCCCAACAAATACGGTGCGTTGCAGTTGTTGAACGGCTCGGACATAGACATTGCCTCTGCACAGATAAACTCAAATCGAAATGGATCTATTTTAAATAATGTCAGGCGCGGCAATATCGGAACATCTAACGTCTTTACTGCCGGGTCCGTCGCGGGGCGAAAGACTGACAGAATCTCCGAAAACCAGTTTCCGATCGCGGATTTTCTCCAGGATCTGCCTGATCCAAAAATGTCCGGAAGCTGTAACTTCTATAATTTTGTCACAACCAGTTCCCGTACCGTTTTGAACCCCGGCACTTATTGCGGCGGATTGACCATCAAGGATGTTGAACAGGTTGAATTCCGGCCCGGTACCTACACGATGTTGTATGGTCCGTTGACTATCGACAGTTCAATGCAGGGCAAAAACATATTTGGTGACAACGTCCTGATCTACTTTTACGGACGGGCTGCCCAAATGAACACGGAAGGTGGAAATCTCTATTTCAGCGGACCGAAAACCGGGGAACATGCGGGGGTGAGTTTTTTCTCGACCAGAGGCAGCCAAGCACCGTATGTACACCGTATCAAATCCGGCACCCGGTTCTACTCGCATGGGACCTTTTACGCACCGGATACTGACGTGCAAGTATCCGCGTTCTTGCTTAATGGCAACTGCGGGTTTGTCTGTTTCGTCTCCGAAACCCTGCAACTCAGCGGAACCTATGTGAACTACTATTACGGCCAGGGTGGCGGTACAGGAAACCCACTTGGCGCTACGACGACGCGTGTTCCCCCTAACCCGCCGGCGCTCGCCAAATCCATGCGTCCCTATATCATTGAAGAGCTGTAG